A portion of the Pleurocapsa minor HA4230-MV1 genome contains these proteins:
- a CDS encoding hydantoinase/oxoprolinase family protein encodes MTLGQWQFYIDRGGTFTDIVAKTPQGQIIVHKLLSENPEQYQDAPIQGIRTMMGIASDEPIPTEQIEVVKMGTTVATNALLERKGDRLVLLITKGFKDALRIGYQNRPDIFAREIILPSMLYESVLEIDARYDAQGNELKPVDTQQVRQDLQAVYETGIDCCAIVLMHGYRYPNHELQVAEIAEEIGFTQISISHQVSPLMKLVSRGDTTVVDAYLTPILRRYIDRITDRLPDTQLMFMKSDGGLVSANDFQGKDSILSGPAGGIVGAVQTSQRAGFKRIVTFDMGGTSTDVAHYAGEYERKLDSEIAGARMRVPVLAIHTIAAGGGSILAFDGASYRVGPESGGSNPGPACYRRGGALTITDANVMLGKIQPQYFPAVFGQDANQPLDREIVLQKFTELTATINTATGNNLTPEQVASGFMAIAVANMANAIKKISLQRGYDVTRYVLCCFGGAGAQVACLVADNLGMSKILIHPYAGVLSAYGIGLADISTTKVESVEMILKPEIMPQLESLFASSIDTDITPDTTVIKKVNLKYLGTDSTLTINFNSHLAVMEQDFATEHQTRYGFIQPGKELVIESASVELVQAMDTPEEAIITRTRPLTESPTAIESVPLFAADSWHDAKIYRREDLQPEDCIKGAAIIVEQIGTIIIEPHWQATVSDRNYLILETILRKQHNSIKH; translated from the coding sequence ATGACTCTTGGGCAATGGCAATTTTATATAGATCGCGGGGGGACATTTACCGATATCGTGGCAAAAACTCCACAAGGTCAGATTATTGTCCATAAACTGCTCTCGGAGAACCCAGAACAATATCAGGATGCGCCGATTCAAGGAATTAGAACGATGATGGGCATTGCCTCTGATGAACCGATTCCCACAGAGCAAATCGAAGTAGTCAAAATGGGGACGACAGTAGCGACTAATGCCTTACTGGAACGAAAAGGCGATCGCCTAGTATTATTAATTACTAAGGGTTTTAAAGATGCCCTACGTATTGGCTATCAAAATCGCCCCGATATCTTTGCCCGTGAAATCATTCTCCCCAGTATGCTGTATGAATCCGTGCTGGAAATTGATGCTCGATATGATGCTCAGGGTAATGAATTAAAGCCTGTAGATACTCAACAGGTTAGACAAGATCTACAGGCTGTATATGAAACAGGAATTGACTGCTGTGCGATCGTTTTGATGCATGGTTATCGCTATCCAAACCATGAACTTCAAGTAGCCGAGATTGCTGAAGAAATTGGCTTTACTCAGATCTCCATCTCTCATCAAGTTAGCCCGTTAATGAAACTGGTAAGTCGAGGAGATACCACTGTCGTTGATGCTTATCTAACACCGATTTTACGTCGTTATATTGACCGCATTACCGATCGGCTACCCGATACTCAATTGATGTTTATGAAATCCGATGGTGGTTTAGTCTCTGCTAACGATTTTCAAGGTAAAGATAGCATTCTCAGTGGCCCAGCAGGGGGTATTGTCGGAGCAGTCCAAACTAGTCAGCGAGCAGGTTTTAAGCGTATTGTCACCTTCGACATGGGGGGAACAAGTACGGATGTAGCCCACTATGCAGGAGAATACGAACGAAAATTAGATTCAGAGATTGCTGGGGCGCGAATGCGAGTTCCTGTACTAGCTATTCATACTATCGCAGCGGGAGGTGGCTCAATTCTGGCTTTTGATGGTGCAAGCTACCGTGTTGGCCCCGAATCAGGTGGTTCAAACCCTGGCCCTGCCTGCTATCGCCGTGGCGGAGCGTTAACTATCACCGATGCTAATGTCATGTTGGGTAAGATTCAGCCTCAATACTTTCCTGCTGTCTTTGGTCAAGATGCCAATCAGCCTTTAGATCGAGAAATCGTGCTGCAAAAATTTACCGAACTCACAGCAACAATTAATACTGCTACGGGTAATAATCTTACACCCGAACAGGTTGCTTCTGGCTTTATGGCGATCGCTGTAGCTAACATGGCAAATGCGATTAAAAAGATTAGTCTACAACGGGGTTATGATGTCACCCGCTATGTCCTTTGCTGCTTTGGAGGTGCGGGGGCGCAGGTAGCCTGTTTAGTTGCAGATAACTTGGGCATGAGTAAAATCTTGATTCATCCCTATGCAGGGGTACTTTCTGCCTATGGTATTGGTTTGGCAGATATCAGTACTACTAAAGTAGAGTCGGTAGAAATGATCCTCAAGCCTGAAATTATGCCACAGCTAGAGTCTTTGTTTGCCTCCTCGATCGATACAGATATAACTCCCGATACGACAGTAATTAAAAAAGTAAACCTGAAATATCTAGGAACTGATTCAACTTTAACAATTAACTTTAATAGCCATCTTGCAGTCATGGAGCAAGATTTTGCCACCGAACATCAAACTCGCTACGGTTTTATTCAACCAGGTAAGGAATTAGTAATTGAATCGGCTTCTGTAGAATTAGTTCAAGCAATGGATACACCTGAAGAAGCAATTATCACCCGTACTCGCCCATTGACTGAATCACCGACAGCCATCGAATCAGTTCCCCTGTTTGCTGCTGATAGTTGGCATGATGCCAAGATCTATCGCCGTGAAGATTTACAACCAGAAGACTGTATCAAAGGTGCAGCAATTATTGTCGAACAGATCGGCACCATTATCATTGAACCCCATTGGCAGGCTACAGTAAGCGATCGCAATTATTTAATTTTAGAAACTATTTTGAGAAAGCAGCATAACAGCATCAAACACTAG
- a CDS encoding response regulator transcription factor, translated as MNNLRVLLVEDDELFRLGLVVRLQQEKGIEILAEANDGEMAVELTNQYLPDVVLLDVGLPGIGGVEACRQIKQLHPQIPVLVLTSHFKKQLIEQLIAAGASGYCLKGIEAETLILALRSVATGASWWDAATTAEIRSAFKPTPVQEAKENNPLTSRETEILALIAAGKSNNQIAQQLHITIGTVRVHVHAILQKLEVRDRTSAAIMAIQQNLVTQAE; from the coding sequence ATGAATAATCTCCGCGTTTTGCTAGTAGAAGATGACGAACTATTTCGCCTCGGACTTGTAGTTAGATTACAACAGGAAAAAGGAATAGAAATTTTAGCAGAAGCGAACGATGGAGAAATGGCGGTTGAATTAACCAATCAATATTTACCTGATGTAGTTTTACTCGATGTTGGCTTACCAGGAATAGGCGGTGTAGAAGCTTGTCGTCAAATTAAACAATTACATCCTCAGATTCCCGTTTTAGTTTTAACTTCCCATTTCAAAAAACAACTAATTGAACAATTAATTGCAGCAGGTGCTTCAGGCTACTGTCTCAAAGGAATCGAAGCCGAAACCTTGATTTTAGCCTTACGTTCGGTTGCTACGGGTGCTTCTTGGTGGGATGCAGCCACAACCGCAGAAATTCGCTCTGCGTTTAAACCTACGCCAGTTCAAGAGGCTAAAGAAAACAATCCTTTGACTAGTAGAGAAACAGAAATTTTAGCTTTAATTGCAGCAGGAAAAAGCAATAATCAAATTGCTCAACAACTACATATTACTATCGGTACAGTTAGAGTTCACGTCCATGCGATCTTGCAAAAATTAGAAGTACGCGATCGCACTTCTGCTGCTATTATGGCAATTCAACAAAACTTAGTAACTCAAGCAGAATAA
- a CDS encoding GNAT family N-acetyltransferase codes for MEIVTKRFLLRDFIQEDEPLFFAYRADPRSAEFCAPEKLTPSYTRELLILFHQWAIEQPRRNYQLAIASRQTSELIGCCGLRLKDYNSTIAEFGIELAPQFWSRYAYAIEVGQAVIEFGFRNLGLQEIRGVTISANMRVARLAQRYGFIPIGKHSSPDWMLARGWSQTEWQLKKEWWEKIFY; via the coding sequence TTGGAAATTGTAACCAAAAGATTTCTTTTACGAGACTTTATTCAAGAAGATGAACCTTTATTTTTCGCATATCGTGCCGATCCACGATCCGCTGAATTCTGTGCGCCAGAGAAATTAACGCCTAGCTATACACGGGAACTTCTAATCTTGTTTCACCAATGGGCAATTGAACAGCCTCGTCGCAACTATCAACTGGCGATCGCTAGCCGTCAAACTTCAGAGTTAATTGGCTGTTGTGGTTTGCGCCTTAAAGATTATAATTCGACCATAGCAGAATTTGGGATTGAATTAGCTCCTCAGTTTTGGAGTCGTTACGCATATGCGATTGAAGTTGGGCAAGCTGTGATTGAGTTTGGATTTAGAAATCTGGGTTTACAAGAGATTCGAGGTGTTACCATCAGTGCTAATATGCGTGTGGCACGTTTAGCGCAGCGTTATGGATTTATCCCAATTGGTAAGCATTCTAGTCCAGATTGGATGCTGGCGAGAGGATGGAGTCAAACTGAATGGCAACTTAAAAAAGAATGGTGGGAAAAAATATTTTATTAA